From a region of the Streptomyces venezuelae genome:
- a CDS encoding DUF6412 domain-containing protein, whose product MARRDRRGGRLLSYALYARTSRLLALLLPLMLLGGLLGLFAGEGGLGAVVVALAATVAVGTAALAAAARLVRPVPPHRIRTAIRDREQRTAFLPQRDPDASGRSRPRAPGRLVPTAA is encoded by the coding sequence ATGGCTCGACGAGATCGACGTGGCGGCCGCCTGCTGTCCTACGCCTTGTACGCGCGGACCTCGCGGCTCCTTGCCCTGCTGCTCCCGCTCATGCTCCTCGGGGGACTCCTCGGGCTGTTCGCCGGGGAAGGCGGGCTGGGCGCCGTGGTGGTCGCCCTCGCGGCCACCGTCGCCGTGGGCACCGCGGCTCTCGCCGCTGCCGCGCGGCTCGTGCGGCCCGTGCCGCCGCACCGAATACGCACCGCGATCCGTGACCGCGAGCAGCGCACGGCTTTCCTGCCGCAGCGTGATCCCGATGCCTCGGGCCGGTCGAGGCCCAGGGCGCCCGGCCGTCTCGTCCCGACGGCCGCGTAG
- a CDS encoding class E sortase, whose protein sequence is MRDRVPVVVQGGGRRARRAGLAGVLWAGAELIVTVGVVVLLLVVHQVWWTNRQAAAAAQEQVQELERAWGDEPAAGSAAGVGGGNGDGDGGVPVVGPEPSAPAGSGAAVPAATRPAGTGARPAAGASERDRAYAVLRVPRLGLVVPVAQGVDKRTVLDKGYAGQYPGTAGPGAQGNFALAGHRNTHGEPFRYVNRLRAGDELIVDIRGHRYTYVVGKILSETTARDTGVIAPVPRSVVKPDQGYSEPGAYITLTTCTPEYSSKYRLVVWGTLLRSS, encoded by the coding sequence GTGCGAGATCGCGTACCCGTGGTGGTGCAGGGGGGCGGCCGGCGGGCGCGCCGGGCCGGTCTCGCGGGCGTGTTGTGGGCGGGCGCCGAGCTGATCGTCACCGTGGGGGTGGTGGTCCTGTTGCTGGTGGTGCACCAGGTGTGGTGGACCAACCGGCAGGCCGCGGCTGCCGCGCAGGAGCAGGTCCAGGAGCTGGAGCGGGCTTGGGGGGATGAGCCCGCCGCTGGTTCCGCAGCCGGGGTGGGTGGCGGTAACGGTGACGGTGACGGTGGGGTTCCGGTGGTGGGTCCGGAGCCGAGTGCGCCGGCGGGCTCCGGGGCGGCGGTGCCTGCGGCGACGCGGCCCGCCGGGACCGGCGCCCGGCCCGCCGCCGGGGCGTCCGAGCGGGACCGGGCGTACGCCGTGCTGCGCGTGCCGCGCCTCGGGCTCGTCGTGCCCGTCGCGCAGGGCGTCGACAAGCGGACCGTTCTGGACAAGGGCTACGCCGGGCAGTACCCGGGGACCGCCGGGCCCGGGGCGCAGGGGAACTTCGCGCTGGCCGGGCACCGGAACACGCACGGCGAGCCGTTCCGGTACGTCAACCGGCTGCGGGCGGGCGACGAGCTGATCGTCGACATCCGAGGGCACCGGTACACGTACGTGGTCGGCAAGATCCTGAGCGAGACCACGGCGCGGGACACCGGGGTGATCGCGCCCGTGCCGCGCAGCGTGGTGAAACCGGACCAGGGGTACAGCGAGCCCGGGGCGTACATCACGCTCACCACCTGCACGCCCGAGTACAGCTCGAAGTACCGGCTGGTGGTCTGGGGGACCCTACTCAGGTCTTCCTGA